In Candidatus Zymogenaceae bacterium, a single genomic region encodes these proteins:
- the rpmI gene encoding 50S ribosomal protein L35: MPKIKTNRGAAKRFKTTAKGKFKRERAFANHILTKKSRKRKRRLRDSTTVDAHNTKALKRLLPYA, translated from the coding sequence ATGCCCAAAATCAAGACAAATAGAGGTGCGGCAAAACGGTTTAAAACAACCGCAAAAGGCAAGTTCAAAAGAGAGCGCGCCTTTGCCAACCATATTTTAACGAAGAAAAGTAGAAAGCGTAAAAGACGCCTGAGAGACTCAACCACCGTTGATGCTCATAATACGAAGGCCTTGAAGCGCCTGCTTCCATACGCGTAA
- a CDS encoding UPF0280 family protein, which translates to MTGLFDNRTYRFGIPAEGLVSFTVTVKETNLFIRTNMPHKKLVVDAILSARYSLEKYIEDNPQFFETLSPLPDDPLAPSLVRGMIRDARLCAVGPMAAVAGTLAEIAARSLAEIQPDGEQSTEAIVENGGDVYIISPVSRVVSLEWSMDGGGEGCVGMEIPPSPDGIGISSSSGTFGHSLSLGGCDLAAVVASRGSLSDAAATALGNRIKRPEDIEAQIADICRIPDVVGAFVVACGVIGMQGDIRLTAVTER; encoded by the coding sequence GTGACCGGACTATTCGACAACAGGACCTATCGCTTCGGCATCCCCGCTGAGGGGCTTGTCTCCTTTACCGTGACGGTCAAGGAGACGAATCTCTTTATCCGCACGAACATGCCGCACAAAAAGCTTGTTGTTGATGCGATTCTTTCCGCCCGATATTCCCTCGAGAAATATATTGAGGATAATCCGCAGTTTTTCGAGACTCTTTCGCCCCTTCCCGACGACCCCCTCGCGCCTTCGTTGGTTCGTGGGATGATACGCGACGCGCGGTTGTGTGCCGTGGGACCGATGGCGGCGGTGGCGGGGACCCTGGCGGAGATCGCCGCCCGGAGCCTCGCGGAGATACAACCGGACGGTGAGCAATCGACCGAGGCGATTGTGGAAAACGGAGGGGATGTCTATATCATCTCTCCCGTCTCCCGTGTCGTGTCCCTGGAGTGGTCGATGGACGGCGGGGGGGAGGGGTGTGTGGGGATGGAAATCCCCCCGTCTCCGGATGGGATCGGAATATCATCATCCTCCGGCACATTCGGACATTCCCTGAGCCTTGGGGGATGCGACCTGGCGGCGGTGGTGGCTTCACGCGGCTCCCTGTCCGACGCTGCGGCCACGGCCCTGGGTAATCGTATTAAAAGGCCGGAAGACATAGAGGCACAGATAGCGGATATCTGCCGGATACCTGATGTTGTGGGGGCGTTTGTCGTCGCCTGTGGGGTGATTGGGATGCAAGGAGATATCCGCCTGACAGCGGTGACTGAAAGGTGA
- a CDS encoding ABC transporter ATP-binding protein — MIRIEGLIKDYGKIRAVNNLSLMVEDGEFFGFLGPNGAGKTTTIKIMAGLLKATSGTVQINGFDISRDMVEAKKVTAYIPDKPFLYDKLTGREFLRFVGELYNMERSIIDFKTDELKDIFSMDEWIDELIEGYSHGMKQKMVMSSALIHDPRVIIVDEPMVGLDPKSIKLVKEIYMDLARNGVTIFMSTHTLEHAQQMCRRIGIINRGGLVAIGTIDELMKTAHARHRELEEIFFTLTDEERREGAA; from the coding sequence ATGATCAGAATTGAAGGATTAATCAAGGATTACGGCAAGATTCGCGCCGTCAACAACCTGAGTCTGATGGTTGAGGACGGAGAGTTTTTCGGTTTTCTCGGACCCAACGGCGCCGGCAAAACCACTACCATCAAGATTATGGCGGGGCTGCTCAAGGCCACCTCGGGCACCGTCCAGATAAACGGATTCGACATCAGCCGGGATATGGTGGAGGCGAAAAAGGTGACCGCGTATATCCCGGACAAGCCTTTTCTCTATGACAAGCTGACCGGCAGGGAGTTTCTCCGGTTCGTCGGAGAACTCTACAATATGGAGCGATCGATAATCGACTTCAAGACCGACGAATTGAAAGATATCTTTTCCATGGATGAATGGATCGACGAACTGATAGAGGGGTATTCCCATGGGATGAAGCAAAAGATGGTGATGTCGTCCGCCCTCATTCATGATCCCCGAGTCATCATCGTCGATGAGCCGATGGTTGGCCTTGATCCCAAGAGCATCAAGCTGGTGAAAGAGATATATATGGACCTCGCCAGAAACGGGGTGACCATATTCATGTCCACCCATACCCTGGAACACGCCCAGCAGATGTGTCGGCGCATCGGCATCATTAACCGGGGTGGGTTGGTGGCGATCGGCACCATTGACGAGCTGATGAAGACCGCACACGCACGGCACCGGGAGTTGGAGGAGATCTTCTTCACCCTCACCGACGAGGAGCGCCGGGAGGGGGCGGCATGA
- the infC gene encoding translation initiation factor IF-3, with protein sequence MKDKSKNVRVNHRIRADEVRLIGSDGEQLGVVSIGEARERAEEAGLDLVEVAPNADPPVCRIMDYGKYKYQLSKKAHDAKKKQSVVSIKEVKVSPKTQEHDLSFKIRHMQEFLENGDKVKVTMVFRGREITHTDIGRKVLDRVVADIEEFGTVEANPKLEGRHMVMIIAPKK encoded by the coding sequence ATAAAAGACAAATCGAAAAACGTAAGAGTCAATCACCGGATCAGAGCCGATGAGGTACGCCTGATCGGCTCGGATGGTGAGCAGTTGGGGGTTGTCAGCATCGGTGAGGCACGGGAACGGGCTGAAGAAGCGGGACTCGATCTCGTTGAAGTAGCCCCGAACGCCGATCCCCCCGTGTGCCGTATCATGGACTACGGGAAATACAAGTATCAGTTGAGCAAGAAGGCTCACGATGCGAAGAAGAAGCAGTCCGTGGTCAGCATCAAGGAGGTCAAGGTCAGCCCCAAAACCCAGGAGCATGACCTGTCGTTCAAGATACGGCATATGCAAGAGTTCCTGGAAAACGGGGACAAGGTAAAGGTGACCATGGTTTTCAGGGGCCGGGAAATAACGCATACGGATATCGGTCGTAAGGTCCTGGATAGGGTCGTCGCGGATATTGAGGAGTTCGGGACCGTGGAGGCCAACCCCAAGCTAGAAGGCCGACACATGGTCATGATTATTGCCCCGAAAAAGTAG
- the miaA gene encoding tRNA (adenosine(37)-N6)-dimethylallyltransferase MiaA, which produces MIQGLQQPEKIVAVVGPTASGKSKVAVEIAQRVNGEIVYADSVAVYRGLDIGSAKPTEAEKDGIQHHLIDVADPTERYDAMRYAREAQKAITGIVERGRVAIVAGGTGLYLKALIYGLVPAPEADRELRDSLRNRLKAEGAKKLHDELASVDPDSARKIKPRDGVRIVRALEIYHATGLPAGLIRKRHGFSNRRYDVLYLGLSMERELLYRRINERVDEMIRAGIDREVQALLDMGCMHEAHALGAIGYREICGYLKRETDLDKTISLIKRNTRRLAKRQMTWFRKVPDVKWFTYPYPTEDMAGDVVRFIRGTNGEDV; this is translated from the coding sequence ATGATCCAGGGGCTTCAACAACCAGAAAAGATCGTCGCCGTCGTCGGCCCCACCGCCTCCGGGAAGTCGAAAGTTGCGGTGGAAATTGCACAGAGGGTAAACGGAGAGATCGTCTACGCCGACTCGGTGGCGGTATATCGAGGTCTCGATATCGGGTCGGCCAAGCCGACGGAAGCGGAAAAGGACGGTATTCAGCATCACCTCATCGATGTCGCGGATCCAACCGAGCGCTATGACGCCATGCGCTACGCCCGAGAGGCACAGAAAGCCATCACCGGCATCGTCGAGAGAGGTCGCGTTGCGATCGTCGCCGGCGGCACCGGTCTGTATCTGAAGGCGTTGATATACGGCCTGGTGCCCGCGCCGGAAGCGGACCGGGAGCTGAGGGACTCCCTCAGGAACAGACTGAAGGCCGAAGGGGCAAAAAAACTCCACGACGAGCTGGCGTCCGTAGATCCGGATTCCGCACGGAAGATAAAACCGCGGGATGGGGTGCGGATCGTCCGGGCGCTTGAAATCTATCACGCCACGGGCCTTCCCGCGGGATTGATCAGAAAACGGCACGGATTCTCCAATCGTCGATACGATGTGCTCTATCTCGGCCTGTCCATGGAGCGGGAGCTGCTCTATCGGCGCATAAACGAGCGTGTGGATGAGATGATACGCGCAGGGATCGACCGTGAGGTACAGGCGCTTCTTGATATGGGATGTATGCATGAGGCTCATGCCCTGGGGGCGATCGGGTACAGAGAGATATGCGGGTATCTAAAGAGAGAGACGGACCTGGACAAAACCATCTCCCTCATCAAGCGAAATACCCGGAGGCTCGCCAAGCGCCAGATGACCTGGTTTCGTAAAGTACCGGATGTCAAATGGTTTACATACCCTTATCCCACCGAGGACATGGCGGGCGACGTTGTACGGTTCATACGAGGGACGAACGGAGAAGACGTGTAA
- the hfq gene encoding RNA chaperone Hfq: MKNSINIQDQFLNQMRKEKIPVIINLTGNTQLEGTVKSFDNFCIMLESDKEYLIYKHAITTIHQK, from the coding sequence ATGAAAAACAGCATTAATATCCAGGATCAGTTTCTCAACCAGATGCGCAAGGAGAAGATCCCGGTGATTATCAATCTTACGGGGAACACGCAGCTTGAGGGAACGGTCAAGAGTTTTGATAATTTTTGTATCATGCTTGAATCGGATAAAGAATATCTCATTTATAAACATGCCATTACCACAATACATCAGAAATAG
- the mutL gene encoding DNA mismatch repair endonuclease MutL, translated as MSDVTPGGATPTIRILEERLINRIAAGEIVERPASVVKELVENALDAGAGRIDIETKQGGKQLIAVSDDGHGMDRENALLAMERHATSKIASEKDLSKIHTLGFRGEALPSIASVSRCVLITKSSSDETGTEIAINGGTVEYVRDAGRDVGTSIRVHDLFLAVPARRKFLKTDRTEHYHILDVVHCMALSRPDVRFRLVADGKEVLNAHTGSLRDRAGHIVGKGPAGRMSDVSFEADGVRIIGLAGAPEDTRSTRTGMFLFVNDRFVTDQMVNNAIMRAYHGMLGAGRYPQMILFIQISPEEVDVNIHPAKQAVKFSKPNIVHGVVSRAVGEALRGSFQVTPVSSMGDYHKSDTPLVTLERKPGVGEEGGTYRTGGPGGAAGELFRAGGNISGLRGAAQRAWPMDEGTHPGLDDEAQTPAVAMDDVVTEIAGDYVILGQVLETYIVLAVKDGIVILDQHAAHERIVYERLRQGRRTGDVPKQTLLFPVTLELSRAQKAILIDHQGEIGRLGMTISDFGCDAVVIESVPADLSESDVSSVLQEMIAELKEGRGAGDDMERVYDRLTALMACHGAIRAGKKLTTGEIEALITDLTALPTGSRCPHGRPTSIMLTERELLERFKRIP; from the coding sequence ATGTCTGATGTGACTCCCGGCGGCGCGACACCAACAATACGAATCCTCGAAGAACGATTGATCAACCGCATTGCGGCGGGGGAGATCGTTGAACGCCCCGCGTCCGTCGTCAAAGAGCTTGTGGAGAATGCTCTGGACGCCGGGGCGGGACGGATCGATATCGAGACAAAACAGGGGGGAAAGCAACTCATCGCCGTCTCCGACGATGGACACGGCATGGACCGTGAGAATGCGCTCCTTGCGATGGAGCGTCACGCCACGAGCAAGATTGCAAGCGAAAAGGACCTGTCGAAGATTCATACCCTCGGATTTAGGGGCGAGGCGTTGCCCAGTATCGCGTCGGTGTCCCGGTGTGTCCTGATCACCAAATCGTCCAGCGATGAAACAGGGACAGAGATAGCCATCAACGGGGGCACCGTGGAGTATGTCCGGGATGCCGGCAGGGACGTTGGGACGAGCATCCGGGTACATGATCTCTTTCTTGCGGTGCCCGCACGCCGCAAATTTCTCAAGACCGATCGAACCGAACACTATCATATCCTGGATGTGGTGCATTGCATGGCCCTGTCCCGCCCCGATGTGCGCTTTCGCCTCGTGGCAGACGGAAAAGAAGTCCTCAACGCCCACACAGGCTCTCTGAGGGATCGAGCGGGGCACATTGTGGGGAAGGGTCCGGCGGGACGGATGTCCGATGTGTCGTTCGAGGCAGACGGCGTTCGCATTATCGGCCTGGCAGGCGCCCCGGAGGACACCCGCTCAACCCGGACGGGGATGTTTCTGTTTGTCAATGATCGCTTCGTCACGGATCAGATGGTCAATAACGCGATCATGCGGGCCTACCACGGCATGCTGGGCGCGGGGCGCTATCCGCAGATGATCCTCTTCATTCAGATTTCACCCGAGGAGGTGGATGTGAACATTCACCCCGCCAAGCAGGCGGTGAAGTTCAGTAAGCCGAATATCGTACACGGCGTCGTATCGAGGGCGGTGGGTGAGGCCCTGCGGGGGTCGTTTCAAGTAACTCCCGTTTCATCGATGGGGGACTATCATAAGAGCGATACGCCGCTCGTTACCCTTGAAAGGAAGCCCGGGGTGGGTGAAGAGGGCGGGACGTATCGGACAGGTGGCCCGGGGGGTGCGGCGGGGGAGCTCTTTCGCGCCGGGGGAAATATATCCGGTCTTCGGGGAGCGGCTCAGAGGGCGTGGCCGATGGACGAGGGAACACACCCCGGATTGGATGACGAGGCACAGACCCCCGCCGTGGCGATGGACGACGTAGTTACGGAAATCGCGGGGGACTACGTGATTCTGGGCCAGGTCCTGGAGACATATATCGTCCTTGCCGTGAAGGACGGCATCGTCATTCTCGATCAACACGCGGCCCATGAGCGGATCGTCTATGAACGGCTGCGTCAGGGGCGCCGTACGGGAGATGTGCCCAAACAGACTCTTCTCTTCCCCGTAACGCTGGAATTGTCCCGCGCCCAAAAGGCGATTCTGATCGATCATCAGGGTGAGATCGGAAGGCTCGGCATGACGATATCGGACTTCGGCTGCGACGCGGTGGTCATCGAGTCCGTTCCCGCGGACTTAAGCGAATCGGATGTATCGTCCGTGCTACAGGAGATGATCGCGGAGCTGAAGGAGGGAAGGGGCGCAGGCGACGATATGGAGCGGGTATACGATCGGCTGACCGCGCTGATGGCGTGTCACGGTGCGATACGGGCGGGGAAAAAACTGACCACCGGCGAGATCGAAGCGTTGATTACGGATCTCACCGCACTCCCCACGGGCTCCCGCTGCCCCCACGGCAGGCCCACCTCGATCATGCTGACGGAAAGGGAGCTCTTGGAGCGATTTAAGAGAATTCCATGA
- a CDS encoding acetyl-CoA carboxylase carboxyltransferase subunit alpha has translation MARELKFERSIIELNKKIREMKNATDKNGDADLSNKIRFLEERAERLEENFYRNADRWLKIELSRLEHRPQMLDYVELVFNDYIELSGDRLFGDDKAVLGGLARIDGRRVMVVGNQKGRGLKGRLMRNFGMPHPEGYRKAMRLMRLAERFELPLITIVDTPGAYPGVAAEERGQSLALAESMFTMATLRTPILTVIIGEAGSGGALALAVADRVLMMENATYTVSSPEACASILWKDHTMKETAAEALKPTAEDNLSLGLIDGVITEPRGGAHRDKNAAAELFKQAVVENLREIMEIDMETRLLNRYERFRRVGIYHEPNGPNHTEESHIGNETEE, from the coding sequence GTGGCCAGGGAACTGAAGTTTGAGCGAAGTATTATCGAGCTCAACAAAAAAATCAGGGAAATGAAGAACGCCACGGATAAGAATGGTGATGCCGATCTGTCGAACAAGATACGTTTTTTGGAAGAGCGGGCCGAAAGGCTGGAGGAAAATTTTTATCGGAACGCCGATCGATGGCTGAAGATAGAATTGTCCCGGCTGGAGCATCGTCCGCAGATGCTTGATTATGTGGAATTGGTCTTCAACGATTATATTGAATTATCGGGCGACCGCCTCTTCGGCGACGATAAGGCGGTGCTGGGCGGACTGGCGAGAATCGACGGGCGGCGGGTGATGGTGGTCGGCAACCAAAAGGGGAGGGGGCTGAAGGGACGGCTCATGCGAAACTTCGGCATGCCCCACCCGGAAGGGTATCGAAAGGCGATGCGCCTGATGCGGCTTGCCGAGCGGTTCGAGCTTCCGCTGATCACCATTGTCGATACGCCGGGGGCGTATCCGGGCGTGGCGGCGGAGGAGAGGGGCCAGTCGCTGGCGCTGGCGGAGTCCATGTTTACCATGGCAACCCTGAGAACGCCCATACTCACCGTCATCATCGGAGAGGCGGGAAGCGGCGGCGCCCTGGCGCTGGCCGTGGCCGACCGGGTCCTCATGATGGAAAACGCCACATATACGGTTTCCTCTCCCGAGGCGTGCGCGTCCATTCTTTGGAAGGACCATACGATGAAAGAGACGGCCGCGGAAGCCCTCAAGCCGACGGCAGAGGATAATCTGTCGCTGGGCCTCATCGACGGGGTCATCACGGAGCCCAGGGGCGGCGCCCATCGGGATAAGAACGCGGCGGCCGAACTGTTCAAACAGGCCGTCGTCGAGAATCTTCGGGAAATCATGGAAATCGACATGGAGACGCGGCTTTTGAATCGCTACGAACGATTTCGACGGGTCGGGATATATCATGAACCGAACGGCCCGAACCATACGGAAGAATCGCACATCGGAAATGAAACAGAGGAGTGA
- the cysE gene encoding serine O-acetyltransferase yields the protein MIQFIKTIRDDIRVVFLRDPAARSTLEILMCYPGLHAVLIYRVAHWFWTRKLYLLGRFISHTGRFLTGIEIHPGATIGRRFFIDHGMGVIIGETSIIGDDVTIYQGVTLGGKSWKKEKRHPDLENHVVIGAGTKLIGPCTIGAYTRVGANSVVVKDVPPHSTVVGVPGRIIYSDEGMGESDVNLEHHLLPDPEEQAIMCLTRRVKELERRLEAMEDRTSDGESSRSTNRREKSASIEK from the coding sequence ATGATACAGTTTATCAAAACCATTCGAGATGATATCCGGGTCGTGTTTCTACGGGACCCTGCGGCGCGCTCAACCCTGGAGATTCTCATGTGCTATCCGGGATTGCACGCCGTCTTGATATATCGCGTCGCGCATTGGTTTTGGACTAGGAAGCTCTACCTGTTGGGGCGTTTCATCTCCCATACCGGCCGGTTTTTGACCGGAATCGAAATTCATCCCGGGGCGACCATCGGAAGGCGGTTCTTCATCGACCACGGCATGGGCGTTATCATCGGAGAGACGTCCATAATCGGGGATGACGTGACCATATATCAGGGTGTTACCCTGGGAGGAAAGAGCTGGAAGAAGGAGAAGCGCCATCCCGACCTGGAGAACCATGTGGTCATCGGTGCGGGGACGAAGCTCATCGGTCCCTGTACCATCGGCGCGTACACCCGGGTCGGCGCCAATTCCGTAGTGGTCAAGGACGTCCCCCCCCACTCCACGGTGGTCGGCGTACCGGGGAGGATCATCTATTCCGATGAGGGAATGGGTGAGAGCGACGTCAACCTCGAGCATCACCTGCTTCCCGACCCGGAGGAACAGGCCATCATGTGCCTGACACGGCGGGTCAAGGAGCTGGAGCGGCGGCTTGAGGCCATGGAGGACAGGACGTCGGACGGGGAGTCGTCACGATCGACAAACCGCCGGGAGAAATCCGCCTCGATAGAGAAGTGA
- the rplT gene encoding 50S ribosomal protein L20 — MSRVVRGTKARRRRKKILKAAKGYVGGRSRGFKAAKETWERAMMYAYRDRRTKKREMRKLWIVRINAAVREHGMSYSTFIGGLNKAGVEVDRKSLADLAVHDSKAFGKLVEISKEHA, encoded by the coding sequence ATGTCACGAGTGGTTCGAGGAACAAAGGCGCGCAGACGCCGTAAAAAAATCCTCAAGGCCGCCAAGGGATACGTGGGCGGACGTTCACGGGGATTCAAGGCCGCCAAGGAGACCTGGGAACGGGCGATGATGTACGCCTATCGGGACAGGCGGACGAAAAAGCGGGAGATGAGAAAACTCTGGATCGTCCGCATCAACGCCGCCGTCCGGGAACACGGAATGTCGTACAGCACGTTCATCGGCGGATTGAACAAGGCGGGCGTGGAGGTGGATCGAAAAAGCCTGGCGGACCTGGCGGTTCACGATTCAAAGGCCTTCGGAAAACTCGTTGAAATCTCCAAAGAGCACGCGTAA
- the thrS gene encoding threonine--tRNA ligase codes for MNASKVESKKLAESGVSKEETLLKKVPENLRGKAVAAYVNGEPKDLSLSTPKDADVRFITVDSPEGLAIIRHSTSHVMAEAVKSLYPDVKVAIGPSIENGFYYDFDKPEPFTPDDLEKIENKMKEIVGQDLPFERRVLPMAEARALFEKLGEIYKLELLDDIEDDHVSLYTQGGFTDLCRGPHVPSTKSIKAFKLTSIAGAYWRGDEKNRMLQRIYGTAFADNKALKQHLQFLEEAKKRDHRRLGRELDLFQFNDEAGAGMPIYHPKGAMVRTILEDFERREHLKRGYDIVMGPLILKKELWERSGHYDNYRDLMYFTEADGQEYGIKPMNCLAHMLIYKSRIRSYRDLPVRYFELGTVHRHEKSGQLHGLLRVSAFTQDDAHILCTPDQLVDEIVGVMEFIDYVMGVFEFPYAMELSTRPEKSIGTDEDWQRATDALRYALERQGQEFEINEGDGAFYGPKIDFKLKDALGREWQCATVQCDFTLPERFDLTFVDADGERKRPVMLHRVILGSVDRFLGVLIEHYAGAFPVGLAPVQAIVLTITDNHIAYARDVVDELKRAGARVEGDFRNEKLGLKVREAQLQKIPYALIIGDNEVEAKQVTPRALGGKNLDPMSVEEFLSLIRSESSVFWRV; via the coding sequence ATGAACGCATCTAAAGTGGAAAGCAAAAAGCTCGCGGAATCCGGCGTATCGAAAGAAGAGACGCTTTTAAAGAAAGTCCCGGAAAACCTGCGTGGAAAAGCGGTGGCGGCGTACGTGAACGGAGAGCCGAAAGACCTGTCTCTTTCGACCCCGAAAGACGCGGACGTTCGCTTTATCACCGTTGATTCTCCCGAGGGTCTGGCGATCATCAGGCATTCGACCTCCCATGTCATGGCGGAGGCCGTGAAGTCCTTGTATCCCGATGTCAAGGTCGCCATCGGTCCTTCCATCGAAAACGGATTTTATTACGATTTTGACAAGCCCGAGCCGTTCACTCCCGATGATCTGGAAAAGATCGAGAACAAGATGAAGGAGATCGTCGGGCAGGACCTCCCCTTCGAGAGACGAGTGCTGCCGATGGCCGAGGCCCGGGCGCTGTTCGAAAAGCTCGGAGAAATATACAAGCTTGAACTCCTGGATGATATCGAGGACGATCATGTCTCCTTATACACCCAGGGAGGGTTCACCGATTTATGTCGCGGGCCCCACGTCCCATCGACCAAATCCATCAAGGCGTTCAAACTCACCTCAATCGCCGGGGCATACTGGCGGGGGGATGAGAAAAACAGGATGCTCCAGCGCATCTACGGCACCGCCTTTGCGGACAACAAGGCTCTCAAGCAGCACCTTCAGTTTCTTGAAGAGGCTAAAAAGAGGGATCACCGCAGGCTTGGGAGAGAGCTGGATCTGTTCCAGTTCAACGACGAGGCGGGAGCGGGAATGCCGATTTATCACCCGAAGGGGGCGATGGTTCGGACGATCTTGGAAGACTTCGAGCGTCGGGAGCATCTCAAAAGGGGATATGACATCGTCATGGGCCCACTGATCCTGAAAAAGGAACTGTGGGAACGATCGGGTCACTACGACAATTACCGCGACCTGATGTATTTTACCGAGGCGGACGGCCAGGAATACGGCATCAAGCCGATGAACTGTCTGGCCCACATGCTCATCTATAAATCGAGAATCAGGAGCTATCGTGACCTGCCGGTGCGGTATTTTGAACTCGGCACGGTGCACCGGCATGAGAAATCGGGGCAGTTGCACGGCCTGCTCCGGGTCAGCGCCTTCACCCAGGACGATGCACATATACTGTGCACGCCGGATCAACTGGTGGATGAGATTGTCGGGGTGATGGAGTTTATCGATTATGTGATGGGTGTGTTCGAGTTTCCATACGCAATGGAACTTTCGACACGGCCGGAAAAATCCATCGGGACAGATGAAGATTGGCAGCGGGCCACCGACGCTCTCAGATACGCCCTCGAGCGGCAGGGCCAGGAATTTGAAATAAACGAGGGGGACGGAGCCTTTTACGGCCCCAAGATTGATTTCAAGCTCAAGGATGCCTTGGGCCGCGAGTGGCAGTGCGCCACCGTCCAGTGTGATTTCACGCTGCCTGAACGGTTCGATCTAACCTTCGTCGACGCCGACGGTGAGAGAAAGCGCCCAGTCATGTTGCATAGGGTCATCCTGGGATCCGTCGATCGGTTTCTGGGAGTGCTCATCGAACACTATGCCGGAGCGTTCCCGGTGGGGCTGGCGCCGGTGCAGGCGATTGTCCTGACCATCACCGATAATCATATTGCGTATGCCCGGGATGTCGTTGATGAATTGAAACGTGCGGGGGCACGGGTTGAGGGGGATTTTCGAAATGAAAAGCTGGGCCTGAAAGTTCGGGAGGCGCAGCTCCAAAAGATCCCATATGCCCTGATTATCGGCGATAATGAGGTTGAAGCAAAACAGGTAACGCCCAGAGCATTGGGAGGGAAAAACCTTGACCCGATGAGCGTCGAGGAATTTCTTTCATTAATCAGGAGCGAGAGCTCCGTATTTTGGAGGGTATAA